From one Flavobacteriales bacterium genomic stretch:
- a CDS encoding redoxin domain-containing protein gives MKWVSGIGLALTIICTLGSCNNQPQKLRGLIIQDRTGRPVPLADIQKFKANIFVFFSPECPLSENYSLTYNTIFEEFQDDLTNFYLVFPGTFYTTLEIDSFCQRFEPAMTVLLDTGYALTHALGATITPEAFVVDGDGITRYSGKIDNWAFSLGKQRRKASEHYLKDAIHALLENKEVVNKKTKAVGCLIE, from the coding sequence ATGAAATGGGTATCCGGAATCGGCCTCGCTTTGACGATCATCTGCACTCTCGGAAGCTGCAATAACCAACCTCAAAAGCTTAGAGGACTTATCATACAGGATAGAACCGGCCGTCCGGTACCTTTGGCGGATATTCAAAAATTTAAAGCCAACATATTTGTCTTTTTTAGTCCGGAATGCCCGTTGAGCGAAAATTACTCCCTCACGTACAACACGATCTTTGAAGAATTTCAGGACGACCTCACCAATTTCTACCTTGTATTTCCGGGTACGTTCTATACTACCCTGGAGATCGATTCCTTCTGTCAGCGGTTCGAACCTGCGATGACCGTGTTGCTGGATACCGGCTATGCATTGACCCATGCCCTGGGGGCAACCATTACCCCTGAGGCCTTCGTTGTTGATGGAGACGGAATAACCCGGTATAGCGGAAAGATCGATAACTGGGCCTTTTCCCTGGGCAAACAGCGACGCAAGGCTTCAGAACACTATCTGAAGGATGCCATCCATGCCCTGTTGGAAAACAAGGAGGTCGTGAATAAGAAAACCAAAGCCGTAGGATGTCTTATCGAATGA
- a CDS encoding PAS domain S-box protein, which produces MDTGKIPLITSEENNFYQVMFDSAAEGMLVVDHQGAILSANPRAHELFGFETGEMNGLKVEALIPKKYAGSHAGHREGFQKHPSRRPMGYGRDLYAQRKSGSTFPVEISLNHFIHGDQPLTMALITDITARKKAEKEALIEKSRAQTYLDMAETLFVVTDADHRVTLINKKATTVLGVDENVALDHHWIEDYVASDDGKKVRAIYDELVRESPGTIRTSSFPLCDTAGNKRMIAWHHIRLEEDEGNPGSILSSGEDITEQHAYQEKLRIINAELESRVIDRTRELEKSQRLYSTIARNFPNGTINVLDRDLAYVFVEGKELYKLGITSKDLIGTPIAERLPVQTADRIVGELQEVFDGKPRVIEVAQRGNYYVLNAVPLSDTNGQINQILVVEHNVTAQKKAEDDMQQALHKEKQLNELKTRFVSMASHEFRTPLATILSSSGLIEKHMERAESLESFKEKVGKHFHRIRSNVNNLTGILNDFLSLDKLEGGLVRVVPKAFSILQLEEDLVEEFGHMTREGQVIDHVHEGEDQVVLDEQMVRNILNNLISNAIKYSGDHSTIFLRSRLSQDTLTIEIEDQGIGIPESDMDHMFERFFRARNATNIQGTGLGLNIVKRYVDLLHGEVSLRSEQNKGTIFILSFPRELPNEKENPTHRGQS; this is translated from the coding sequence ATGGATACCGGGAAAATACCACTGATCACTTCTGAGGAGAACAACTTTTATCAGGTGATGTTCGACTCGGCGGCGGAAGGTATGCTGGTGGTGGATCATCAGGGCGCCATCCTCTCTGCGAACCCGAGGGCTCATGAACTTTTCGGCTTTGAAACAGGGGAGATGAATGGTCTGAAAGTGGAAGCGCTCATTCCGAAAAAATATGCAGGTAGCCATGCCGGTCACCGGGAAGGTTTTCAGAAACATCCCAGCCGGCGTCCCATGGGATATGGCCGAGATCTGTATGCACAACGCAAAAGCGGAAGCACCTTTCCTGTGGAGATCAGCCTGAACCACTTTATACACGGGGATCAGCCACTGACGATGGCGCTTATCACAGATATAACCGCACGGAAGAAGGCGGAGAAAGAAGCGCTCATAGAAAAGTCCAGGGCTCAGACCTATCTTGATATGGCAGAGACGCTGTTTGTGGTAACCGACGCGGATCACAGGGTAACCCTGATCAACAAAAAGGCAACAACGGTGCTGGGGGTGGATGAAAACGTGGCGTTGGATCATCACTGGATAGAGGATTATGTCGCGTCGGATGATGGTAAGAAGGTCCGCGCCATTTATGATGAACTTGTCAGGGAAAGTCCCGGTACGATCAGGACATCTTCCTTTCCTCTTTGTGATACGGCAGGAAACAAACGTATGATTGCATGGCATCACATCCGGCTGGAGGAGGACGAAGGAAACCCCGGAAGTATTCTGAGCTCCGGTGAGGATATCACGGAACAGCACGCTTACCAGGAAAAATTGCGGATCATCAATGCCGAGCTGGAAAGCCGGGTAATAGATCGCACCAGGGAACTGGAGAAAAGCCAGCGCCTGTACAGCACCATCGCAAGGAATTTTCCGAATGGCACCATCAATGTGCTTGATCGTGATCTGGCATATGTGTTTGTGGAAGGAAAGGAGTTGTATAAACTCGGCATTACCAGTAAAGACCTTATCGGAACCCCCATTGCTGAGCGTTTGCCAGTGCAAACGGCAGACCGTATCGTTGGTGAGTTACAGGAGGTCTTCGACGGAAAACCACGGGTGATCGAAGTCGCTCAGCGTGGCAATTATTATGTGCTGAATGCAGTACCATTGTCGGATACCAACGGCCAGATCAACCAGATACTGGTGGTGGAACACAATGTTACGGCGCAGAAAAAGGCGGAAGATGATATGCAGCAGGCGCTGCATAAGGAAAAACAACTGAACGAGCTGAAAACGCGATTTGTGTCAATGGCATCCCATGAGTTCAGGACACCGCTTGCAACCATACTTTCCTCTTCAGGCCTCATCGAAAAACACATGGAGCGTGCCGAAAGTCTGGAGTCATTTAAGGAAAAGGTGGGTAAGCATTTTCACCGGATCAGGTCAAACGTGAATAACCTCACGGGTATTCTGAATGATTTTCTGTCGCTGGATAAACTTGAAGGCGGACTGGTACGTGTTGTTCCAAAAGCCTTCTCAATACTGCAGCTGGAAGAGGATCTGGTGGAAGAGTTCGGTCATATGACAAGGGAGGGACAGGTCATTGATCATGTGCATGAAGGGGAGGATCAGGTGGTGCTCGATGAACAAATGGTCCGTAATATTTTAAATAACCTCATCTCCAATGCCATCAAGTATTCAGGCGATCATTCGACCATTTTCCTGAGAAGCCGACTGTCGCAGGATACACTTACCATTGAGATCGAAGATCAGGGCATAGGTATCCCCGAAAGTGATATGGATCATATGTTCGAGCGGTTTTTCAGGGCCCGCAATGCAACCAATATTCAGGGCACCGGTCTCGGTTTGAATATCGTCAAACGATATGTAGATCTGCTTCACGGTGAAGTATCCCTTCGAAGTGAACAGAATAAAGGAACAATTTTTATCTTGTCATTCCCACGAGAACTACCAAATGAAAAAGAAAATCCTACTCATAGAGGACAATCCTGA
- a CDS encoding response regulator, whose protein sequence is MKKKILLIEDNPDVRENTAEILEMANYSVTTAENGKVGVDKAKTDKPDLIICDIMMPELDGYGVLYMLGKDATTSAIPFIFLTAKTEKVDFRKGMSMGADDYITKPFEEMELLNAVETRLQKSERFRKAFAGDAEGLYEFLDDVRNLEELEKLSTEKKHRTFKKKDVIYHEGDFPNALFFIKSGKVKTYKMNSDGKEYVTGLHKEGDFVGYMALLEEDTYQDSAMALDDLELVIIPKQDFLSLLYNNRDVAQKFIRMLSSSIIEKENQLLSLAYNTVRKRVAEALVYLQKKYKEDGGDSFRMAISRDDLASIVGTATESVIRTLSDFKEESLIEVSGREITILQPEKLANLKF, encoded by the coding sequence ATGAAAAAGAAAATCCTACTCATAGAGGACAATCCTGACGTTAGGGAAAATACGGCTGAAATCCTTGAAATGGCCAACTATTCGGTAACCACCGCTGAGAACGGAAAGGTGGGCGTTGATAAAGCAAAGACCGATAAACCGGACCTTATCATTTGCGATATCATGATGCCCGAACTGGATGGTTATGGTGTGCTGTATATGCTGGGAAAAGATGCCACCACGTCAGCGATCCCTTTTATTTTTTTGACGGCAAAAACAGAGAAGGTGGATTTCCGGAAGGGTATGAGCATGGGTGCGGATGATTACATCACCAAACCATTTGAAGAGATGGAACTGCTCAATGCTGTCGAGACCAGGCTGCAGAAGAGTGAGCGGTTCAGGAAGGCATTTGCCGGTGATGCGGAGGGTCTGTATGAATTTCTGGATGATGTCCGGAACCTTGAGGAGCTGGAGAAACTATCTACAGAAAAAAAACACCGCACATTCAAAAAGAAGGATGTCATTTACCACGAAGGAGATTTTCCCAATGCCTTGTTTTTTATCAAGTCAGGCAAGGTGAAAACCTACAAAATGAACAGTGACGGGAAGGAGTATGTGACCGGACTTCACAAAGAAGGAGACTTTGTAGGTTATATGGCCCTGTTGGAGGAAGATACCTATCAGGACAGCGCCATGGCCCTGGATGACCTCGAGCTGGTGATTATCCCCAAGCAAGACTTTCTGTCTCTGTTATACAACAACCGGGATGTGGCCCAGAAATTTATCCGGATGCTGTCATCCAGCATCATCGAAAAAGAGAACCAGTTGCTCAGCCTCGCATACAATACCGTAAGGAAACGGGTTGCGGAAGCCCTGGTATATCTCCAGAAGAAGTACAAAGAGGATGGTGGCGACAGCTTTCGAATGGCTATTTCCCGTGATGATCTGGCAAGTATCGTTGGTACTGCCACGGAATCGGTGATCCGGACCTTGTCAGATTTTAAGGAAGAATCCCTCATCGAAGTGAGCGGAAGGGAGATCACCATCTTGCAACCTGAAAAGCTGGCAAACCTGAAGTTTTAA
- a CDS encoding class I SAM-dependent methyltransferase encodes MLYCHRDDEEAAGFLGRLMEKVQVPENGCILDLACGRGRHTRQLSAMGYHVTGIDLSPSNIQYCTSRQPQGTEYYVHDMRKNFRINYFDMVLNMFTSFAYFDDPRENLAVLRAASDNLKPGGILVIDFFNAHWANKELPCTQDVQEKGIDFHITKEKEGAFFVKSITFNAEGKDHLYREKVRALTLDDFHTLFSMTDLTIRATYGDYDLNPFDKDKSERLILVAGKP; translated from the coding sequence ATGCTTTACTGTCATCGTGATGACGAAGAGGCAGCCGGCTTTCTTGGCAGGTTGATGGAAAAGGTACAGGTTCCGGAGAACGGATGTATTCTGGACCTGGCATGCGGCCGGGGGCGTCATACAAGACAGCTATCCGCCATGGGCTACCATGTAACGGGGATAGACCTGTCTCCTTCCAATATTCAATACTGTACTTCCAGACAACCACAAGGCACAGAATATTACGTGCATGACATGCGAAAGAATTTCCGTATCAATTACTTTGATATGGTATTGAATATGTTTACCAGTTTCGCTTACTTTGATGATCCGAGGGAGAACCTGGCCGTTTTGCGTGCCGCTTCTGACAACCTGAAACCTGGTGGCATATTGGTCATCGACTTCTTCAATGCCCATTGGGCAAACAAAGAATTGCCCTGCACCCAGGATGTTCAGGAAAAGGGAATAGATTTTCATATCACGAAAGAAAAGGAAGGCGCATTTTTTGTAAAATCAATCACGTTCAATGCAGAAGGTAAGGATCACCTATACCGGGAAAAGGTCAGGGCATTGACACTTGACGATTTCCATACACTATTTTCCATGACAGACTTGACCATACGGGCCACATATGGGGACTACGATCTGAATCCATTTGACAAAGACAAATCCGAACGACTTATCCTGGTGGCTGGTAAACCCTGA